The following is a genomic window from Rhodospirillaceae bacterium.
CATTTTATAGGTGATTATTTTGTAGGGGGTTCCATTAGGTATGCAGCGTTCAAGCGCTGCGATTGATTTTCGGCTTCGGCTTACTAGTTGCGGCTCCGGCAGGTGAGTTCGGGCGTGCCGCGTTTGTCGCGGTCGACTGTGACGAAGACGATCCATCCAAGCCAAACAGCATGGCAAAGAAGCCGGGTTTCTTTGTGTCACCGCCTGCCTTGTGCAGGGCATTGGCCTCCGAGCGGTAGTTCTGCATCGCCTTGGCCGACACTTTACCACCGAGCGCTTTCACAATGGCGGTTTCCAAGGACCCGGGGGCGACCGGCTTACGCAGAAACCCGTTGATGTCGAATTCCGCCGCCTTTTTATAAACCTTCATGCTGGTGTAGGACGTGACCACCACCACCGGCAATTTTTTTAAGCGTTCGCGCTTGTGTTCGCGCATGGTTTTAATCAACGACAGACCGCTGGCGCCGGGCAGCATCAGGTCGACCAGAACGAGGTCGACCTTGGTTTCTTCATCATCTTCCAATTGATACATAGCGTCTTCCGCATTGCCCACGGCCACGGCGCGCCGGATGCCAATTTTTTGCAGCAGGGCGCAGATGACGTCGCTGATGACCTCTTCGTCTTCGACCACCAGCACGGTGATGCGTTTGAGGTCGATGTCGATCTCGTCAGTTGAGGGGGTGTCAGTGGGAGAGAATTCAGACGGCATTTATATTATTTCGTGTTGTTAACGTGTTCATATATAACGCTTTAAGTCGCCATTTGGGCGCATATCAAGCCTGTAAAGAGACAGTTTACTCGACCTGACAAAATCGTTCACCCCTAAATGGATGCCAGATTTGATCCCGGTGTAAATCTGATTTGTAGAGGGAGGGTGATCCTTTTACGCTTACCCTGGGTGCCCCTAAAGCTACTCAGACTCCGGCCCGTGTCTCAAGTTTGGCGCTCTAACGAAATGGTCTTGGAATTCACTCCACACCCTGCGATTCTGTTAACCGTGCTTCAAGCTGTGCAATACGCGCCTGTAACGGTTCAATAAGGGCGCTGACCTCCGGTTCCGAATACCGCCGCGTGATGTGCTGCGGGCAGTTCACGTCCCACGCCTTGACCGAAAAAACAATCACTTGCTCGGGGTTGCCCTTGTAATCCGGGTCGGTCAGCCGCTCCGTCAGTGCCGGGTCGTCCTCAACCACCTGCGCTGTCCCCCAAATCTTTATGCGGCGACGGTTAGGATAGTCCATTAAAAAAATATAAGCCTTGTCGTTGTCTTCCAAATTGCCGGTGCTGATGTACTGCCGATTGCCTTTGAAATCGGCAAAGGCCAACGTGTGTTCATCCAGCACTTTTAAGAACCCGGGTTTGCCGCCCCGATGCTGAATATAAGGCTGCCCCTCGGCGCTCGCTGTCCCCAGATAAAGAGAGTCCCGCGCGCCAATAAACTGGGCTAGATCATCCGTAATGGCATCTTGCCACCCGCCTTTCTGTTCCATCTTGGCGTAAGAGTCGCGTGAGCCATTTCGGGTTTGAATGTTCTTCACTGTTGGGGTGAAGGCGATGTCGCTGACAATGTGGGTCATGATGTACTCCTGATATGCGGCCAGAGAAGAGGGGCGGCGGATGACAAACGCCAGAGCCGCCCGCTCTCTTTAAGCGGCTTCGGCGGTTGCGGTTCGTTGCATGGCTAGGAAGCCAGGCAGGTTTTCAACGCGCCTCAACCAGGTCTGAATGTTGGGGTAGGGGGTGAGGGCGACTCCCCCTTCAGGCGCATGGGCGATGTAGGTGTAGGCGGCAACATCCGCGAGGGTTGGTTTTGTATCTGCCAGCCAGGAGCGGTCCTCGAGATGGGCGTTGAGTCTTTCAAACAGAGCCGATGTCGTGGCCTTGGCTTTGTCATGATCGAGCCCGGCGCCAAACACGGTCACTAACCGCGCATCACAGGGGCCAGTTTTGATGTCTCCCGCAGCCGTCGATAGCCATTTTTGAATCTCGGCCCCGAGGATCGCATCATCCGGATACCAGCTTTTGTCGGCGTAGCGGCGGGCCAGGTAAACAAGGATTGCATTTGAGTCAGTGAGGATCAGTCCGTTGTCATCCAGCACCGGAACTTGGCCTGCGGGGTTCAGTGATAGAAAGTCAGGCGTTTTATGAGCGCCAGTGAGCAGGTCAATGTCAATGCGTTCAAAGTCCTGTCCAATGAGGGATAGAAACAGTTCAACACGATGGGCGTGTCCAGAGAGAGGGTGACGGTAAAGGGTGATCATTGTGGAAGTCCTTTTCCTTGGTTTGAGCGTGTCCGGCGATCACTGCGATCTCCTGGGGAAATGGAGTACACAATTTCTATTTTATGTATTATCCATATTAATTAGACAATATTATCAATAAAACGTAGAATATAATCATGGACACCATTAATGGTATGCGAACATTTGCCCGGGTTGTTGATACGGGCAGCTTTACCGAGGCCGCCTCCCGCCTGGGCATTTCCACGGCTTTGGCAAGTAAATATGTCCGCCAGTTGGAGTCCCGCCTCGGAGTGCAACTGCTCAACCGCACGACGCGCAGCGTTAGCCCAACAGAAGTCGGGCGCGCTTACTGGGAACGCTGTGCGTCTCTTCTGAAAGACTTTGAAGAGTTGGAAGAGTCTGTTGGAGAGCAACACGGACAGCCGCGCGGTGTTCTGCGGGTAGCGGGCTCGCGGGCATTCGGTGAAGACCTTTTGGTTCCAGCCATTGGCCGCTTTATGACCTCATATCCAGAGATATCCCTCGATTTGACCCTGGACGAACGGATGATCGATATCGTGTCCGAAGGGTTTGATGTGGCTATTCGGGTCGCCGATCTTGCGGATTCGTCGCTGATCGCGCGGCGCCTGATGCCATATCCCTATTTCATCTGTGCGTCGTCAGACTATCTCGCTGTCCACGGCACGCCCACGACACCGCAGGATTTGCTTTCCCATCGCTGCATTATCAACACTGGCATTTCCCCGGCCAATCAATGGCAATTTTCTATTAATGGTCTCACGAGTCAGGTGACGGTGCCCACCACGGCCCGCGTTAATACGGCCCGGGCAACTGCAACCCTGGTCAAAGCGGGGCGCGGTATTGGGCTCTGCTTGTATTCAACGGTGGAAGACGATCTCGCGACGGGCAAATTGGTTCGTCTATTGCGCAACTTCGAAGCTTACGACCGCACTGTTTATGCTGTCTATCCGCACAGCCAGCATCTCTCTGCTAAGGTCCGCGTGTTTGTGGATCATCTTGTCGAAATCTTTGGAAAACCGCGACCTTAAGCATGCCTTGGAACATTCTGTCGCTGTTGAGTCACAATGTTGTGCATGGGCTCGTTTCGCATTGTATTAAGTCATTGTTTTTATTGAAAAAGATAACTCGTGCATGGGCTCGTTCCAAGGTCAAGGGGGCTCGCTTTTTTTGCCGACCTTAAAAACCGCAGAAATCAGAGACTATTAAGCTTTGCCGATGAGGGCCAAATACGCGTCTTCGGTCTTGATCTTGATACCCAGTTCTTCGGCTTTTTTGAGCTTCGACCCTGCTCCCGGACCGGCCACCACCAGGTCGGTTTTAGCGGACACAGAGCCCGCCACCTTCGCGCCCAGGGCCTGTGCTCCCGCTTTGGCTTCGTTGCGGCTCATGGTCTCCAGATTGCCCGTAAACACGATGGTTTTGCCAGCAATCGGCGAGCTGCCCGTCTCCGGGGCCTTGAAGTCTTCGATGGTCAGTTTCGCTGCTAGAAGACCTGCCAGGACATCCTGGTTGTGTGGTTCTGCAAAAAAGCCCAGCAGATCATCGGCCACGGCGGCACCAACGCTTTCGATGTTCAGCAGGTCCGCATAGGCTTCGCTGTCGCGGTTTTGTGCTGCGGCCATGGCCGTTTGCAGGGCGTCCAGTGAGCCATAGTGTTGTGATAACAAGCGAGAGGTCGCCTGCCCAATTTGGCGGATCCCCAAGGCATAGAGAAAGCGGTCCAGGCCAATTGTGCGTTTGTCGTTAATCGCCGCGAACAGATTTTCGGCCGATGTTTTGCCCCAACCTTCCCGGCTCCGCAGGGGCGTCAGATTATCGGTTGCGCTATCGCGTTTTTCGAGCGTGAAAATATCCACCGGGCTTTTGATTGTGCCGTCTTCGTAAAACCCTTCGATATTTTTTGCGCCCAGACCCTCAATGTCGAAGGCAGTGCGTGAGACAAAATGCTTGAGGCGTTCCACCGCTTGTGCCGGGCAAATCAGCCCGCCGGTGCAGCGGCGCACTACTTCGCCCTCTTCGCGGATAGCGTGGCTTTTACAGATAGGGCATTTGTCTTTGAAATCGTAGCGTTCACTGTTTTCTTGTCGTTTTTCAGTCAGCACTTTAACCACTTGCGGAATTACATCGCCCGCGCGTTGAATCACGACCGTGTCCCCAACTCTGATGTCTTTGCGTTTGATCTCATCTTCGTTGTGCAATGTGGCGTTTGACACCACCACACCGCCCACGTTGACCGGTGTCAGGCGGGCTACGGGGGTCAAAGAGCCCGTGCGCCCGACCTGAATTTCGATCTTTTCAACGATTGTCTGGGCCTGTTCGGCGGGGAACTTATGCGCTGTCGCCCAGCGTGGGGCGCGGCTGACAAAGCCCAAGCGTTGCTGATAGTCCAGGCGGTTCACCTTGTAGACCACACCGTCGATGTCGTAGGGCAAGGACGCCCGCTGTTCACCGATTTTGGCATAGGCGGCCAAGGCTTCTTCCACAGAGGTACACAACTGCGTCAACGGGTTGGTTGAGAAGCCCCAGGCGTTGAGACGCTCCAGAAACACCTGCTGGCTGTCCCAGGTCAGCGGTTCTGCCTCGCCCCAGGCATAGGCAAACAGGGTGAGGGGGCGGGACTTCGTAATGCTGGAATCCAGTTGGCGCAGGGAGCCCGCGGCTGCGTTGCGCGGATTGGCAAAAACCTTCGCGCCTTTTTCTGCTTGGGCTGCGTTCAGGGCTTGGAAGTTCGGCTTGGTCATAAAGACCTCACCGCGCACTTCAATGACCTTGGGCACGTCTTTCGCAGGCCCCATGAGCATATCGGGCAGGT
Proteins encoded in this region:
- a CDS encoding response regulator, whose product is MPSEFSPTDTPSTDEIDIDLKRITVLVVEDEEVISDVICALLQKIGIRRAVAVGNAEDAMYQLEDDEETKVDLVLVDLMLPGASGLSLIKTMREHKRERLKKLPVVVVTSYTSMKVYKKAAEFDINGFLRKPVAPGSLETAIVKALGGKVSAKAMQNYRSEANALHKAGGDTKKPGFFAMLFGLDGSSSSQSTATNAARPNSPAGAATSKPKPKINRSA
- a CDS encoding pyridoxamine 5'-phosphate oxidase family protein; the encoded protein is MTHIVSDIAFTPTVKNIQTRNGSRDSYAKMEQKGGWQDAITDDLAQFIGARDSLYLGTASAEGQPYIQHRGGKPGFLKVLDEHTLAFADFKGNRQYISTGNLEDNDKAYIFLMDYPNRRRIKIWGTAQVVEDDPALTERLTDPDYKGNPEQVIVFSVKAWDVNCPQHITRRYSEPEVSALIEPLQARIAQLEARLTESQGVE
- a CDS encoding glutathione S-transferase, which gives rise to MITLYRHPLSGHAHRVELFLSLIGQDFERIDIDLLTGAHKTPDFLSLNPAGQVPVLDDNGLILTDSNAILVYLARRYADKSWYPDDAILGAEIQKWLSTAAGDIKTGPCDARLVTVFGAGLDHDKAKATTSALFERLNAHLEDRSWLADTKPTLADVAAYTYIAHAPEGGVALTPYPNIQTWLRRVENLPGFLAMQRTATAEAA
- a CDS encoding LysR family transcriptional regulator → MDTINGMRTFARVVDTGSFTEAASRLGISTALASKYVRQLESRLGVQLLNRTTRSVSPTEVGRAYWERCASLLKDFEELEESVGEQHGQPRGVLRVAGSRAFGEDLLVPAIGRFMTSYPEISLDLTLDERMIDIVSEGFDVAIRVADLADSSLIARRLMPYPYFICASSDYLAVHGTPTTPQDLLSHRCIINTGISPANQWQFSINGLTSQVTVPTTARVNTARATATLVKAGRGIGLCLYSTVEDDLATGKLVRLLRNFEAYDRTVYAVYPHSQHLSAKVRVFVDHLVEIFGKPRP
- the ligA gene encoding NAD-dependent DNA ligase LigA; protein product: MPDVADLSEKDAKAELARLAAEMTAHDKHYHQNDAPVISDAAYDALKARNAAIEARFPALVREDSPSLKVGASPSSGFKKVKHAVPMLSLGNVFNESDVADFFARIRRFLGLSDTAPVEVIAEPKIDGLGFSARYENGRFVVGATRGDGQVGEDITANLRTIPDLPDMLMGPAKDVPKVIEVRGEVFMTKPNFQALNAAQAEKGAKVFANPRNAAAGSLRQLDSSITKSRPLTLFAYAWGEAEPLTWDSQQVFLERLNAWGFSTNPLTQLCTSVEEALAAYAKIGEQRASLPYDIDGVVYKVNRLDYQQRLGFVSRAPRWATAHKFPAEQAQTIVEKIEIQVGRTGSLTPVARLTPVNVGGVVVSNATLHNEDEIKRKDIRVGDTVVIQRAGDVIPQVVKVLTEKRQENSERYDFKDKCPICKSHAIREEGEVVRRCTGGLICPAQAVERLKHFVSRTAFDIEGLGAKNIEGFYEDGTIKSPVDIFTLEKRDSATDNLTPLRSREGWGKTSAENLFAAINDKRTIGLDRFLYALGIRQIGQATSRLLSQHYGSLDALQTAMAAAQNRDSEAYADLLNIESVGAAVADDLLGFFAEPHNQDVLAGLLAAKLTIEDFKAPETGSSPIAGKTIVFTGNLETMSRNEAKAGAQALGAKVAGSVSAKTDLVVAGPGAGSKLKKAEELGIKIKTEDAYLALIGKA